In Myxococcales bacterium, the DNA window TGGATCGCCAGAAGCAGACCGAGCACGACCAGGAGGCCGCCAAGCTCTACGAGAAAGCCTGCGGCCTGTGGGGTGGCGCCGAAGGTTGCGCGCGCCTCGGTTACATGATGGTCCTGGGCTGGGGCGTGAAACGCGATACCTACGCCGGCAACCTGAAGATCAAGAAAGGGTGCGAGGAAAACAGCGGTTACGCCTGCGTGCAACTCGGCAAGATCTTGGCCGGAGGCATGTACGGACAGCCCCGCGATGCGGTCAAGGCCTACGAGAACTACGACAAAGCCTGCAACCTCTTCGAGGGTGAAGGCTGTTTCTTGATCGGGCAGCTCTACCGCAACGGCGAGGGTGTGCAGCGCGACGACACCCGCGCGCACAGCTACTTCGAGCGCGGCTGCCGGACCGGAAACCCGCGGGCCTGTTACCACGTGGCGGCGGACCTCTACACCGGCAAAGGTGTCTCGAAGCGTGACAACGCCAAGGCCATGAGCCACTACGAACACTCGTGCGCGGGCGGCTGGGCCGACTCCTGCAACGAGGTCGGCTTCCTCTACGACAAGGGCGAAGGCGGCGTGAAACAGGACAAACAGAAGGCTGCGGCCCTGTTCGATCAAGGCTGCGAGCTCGGCAGCTCGACGGCTTGCGAAAACCTGGGGCGTTACATCGAGTCCGGCGTCTACAAGGCGTCGTCCAAGGACCGCGCCCTCGAGCTCTACGCCAAGGCCTGCGAAGCCGATGCCTCCAAATGCAGCCGCCTCGCCAACAAGTACGAGTACGGCGCCGGGTTCCCCAAGGACATCATGAAGGCGCTGCAGTACTACCGAAAGGCCTGCGACAAGTTCCACTATCCGGCCTGCGTCGACCTCGGTCGCATCTACCGGAGTGGCTACAGCGGTCTGAATCGTGACGACCGCACCGCCTTCGGCTTCTACCAGAAGGCCTGCAGTGGGCGCATCGAGTCCGCCTGTGACGAGATGGCCGACATGTACGCGGAAGGTCAAGGCGTGTCGCCCGATCCCGTGCAGGCCGCGCGTCTCCGCCAGACCAGCTGTGACCGCGGCAACACCAAGAGTTGCCGCAGCCTGGCCAAGATGTACGTGGATGGTGTGGGCGTCCCCAAGAAGGATCCCGAAATGGCCGCCAAGCTCCACGAGAAGGCCTGCTACATGCGGTCCCGAGATGATTGCTACGAGCTCGCCTTGCTCTACGAAAAGGGCACGGGCGTGAAGCAGGACGGCAAGAAGGTCGCCGAGTTCTTCCAGCGCTCATGCAACTTCGGCAACTACCAAGCGTGCTCCAACATGGGTTACTTCATGTACAAAGGCACGGCGGATCAGAAGAAGGACACTGCGATGGGACTGTCGAAGTTGCGCTACGCGTGCAGCTCGTACGGCCGCTACATGAAGGACGACAAGGAGCGCGCCCAGAAGGTCTGGGCCTGCGGGGCGCTCAAGAAGTTGAACCAGAAGTTCGACCCACCGGCGCCGAAACCGACGGGACCGATCCGCGGCACGCAGAAGATGTGAGCGGGGCCGGCCCGAAGGAGCGCGGAAACCGCGGGGGAATCCTCGGTTTCCGCCAGAGGCCGCTTGCGACCTCGGCTCGCGCGGTAAGAATGTAGCGAATCCGCACACTGGCCGGGGCTCCGCGGCCCCAAGTTGTTCCCTGCGCGAACACCTTCGCGTAGACTCCGAGGTCTCATGGAGAATGCCCCCGTCCGCCCTGGCGACGTGATCGCCGGCAAGTTCCGAGTCGAGCGCCTGCTCGGCGAGGGTGGCATGGGTGTGGTGGTCGCGGCGCTGCACCTCGAGCTCGAACAACGCGTCGCGGTAAAATTCCTGCTCCCGGAGATCGCCAAGCGTAACGACGCGGCAGAGCGCTTCCGACGGGAGGCGCGCGCCGCCGTGAAGATCCGAAGTGAGCATGTCGCGCGTGTGCTCGACGTGGGCAGCACCGAGGACGGCGTCCCCTACATGGTCATGGAGTACCTCGAGGGGCACGACCTGGGAGACGAGCTGCGCGAGCGGGGTCAGCTACCCGTTGGCGAGGCCGTGAGCTTCATGCTGCAGGCCAGCGAGGCGGTCGCCGAGGCACACGCTGCTGGCATCGTGCATCGTGATCTGAAGCCCGCCAACCTGTTCCTGTCCAAACGGGCAGACGGCTCCCGGCTGATCAAGGTCCTGGACTTCGGCATTTCGAAGTCCGTCATGGGAGGGTCGAGCTCGGATCTTTCCCTGACTGCCACCTCCGCCTTGATCGGCTCGCCGCTCTACATGTCGCCGGAGCAGATGCACTCTGCAAAGAACGTCGACACCCGCACGGACATCTGGGCGCTCGGAGCGATCCTGTTCCAGCTCTTGGCGAATCGACCGCCCTACGTCGCCGAGTCGATTCCGCAGCTCTGCAGCGCGCTGCTCAACGACCTGCCACCGCCACTGTCGGATTTCCGACCGGACATTCCCCCGGAGCTCCAGGCTGTCGTCACGCGTGCGCTGGCCAAGGACCGAGAGCAACGTTGGCAGAGCGTCGGTGACATGTCGCTCGCTCTCTGCGAATTTGCACCTGAGGCCCGCGTTCACGCCGAGCGCGCCTCGCGCATGCATTCATCCCAGAGCGGCATCACCACGCCGTCTCTGACCGACGCGGAGCGCGAAGTTCCGCCGCGCCCAGCGAGTGTTTCGGTGGCCATCTCCAATGACTCCCCACTGGCAAACCTGCCGACGGAGTCCAGCTCTCCGAAGGCCATTGCAGAGCGCACGCTGAACTCCTGGGGCAAGACCGGCGGCTCGCAGAGCGCCGCAGCCGAAAAACCCCGGCGGCCCATTGCGGCCATCGCCGCGGGCGGTGTGGCGGCGTTGGCGCTCGTTGCTTTTGGCGTCAGCCGCACGACCGCCACGGCGACGCCGAGCGCGACGCCTGCCACCGAGCCACCCGCTACGCTGGCCGCTCAGAGCCCGGTTCCAGCGGAGCCCACGCCCGCGGTCGCCCCCGCACCAATCCCCAAGCCACAAGAGCCCGTCGCCGCGGATGTCGCGGATGCCGCAGCGCAGCCGACACCAGCGAAGCCCGCAGTGAAATCGACCCCCGCCCACGTGAACGTCCCCGGCGAACGACCGAACAAACCGAGCACGAAGCCCCCGCCACCGACTGACTTCGGCGGCCGACGCTGAGCTAGCCATGAGCAAGCGGTTAGAACGCTGGGTGGCGGTGGCCACGGTCTGCGCAAGCTTCACGCCGAACCTGGCGAGAGCCCAGAGCGGCGACAACAAGGTGGCCGCCGAGGCGCTGTTCGACGCAGCTCGCAAGCTGATGGCGGAGAAACAGTACGCCGCTGCCTGTACGAAGTACGAACAGAGCCAGCGCCTCGACCCCGGCATCGGGACGCTGCTCTATCTCGCTGACTGCTACGAAAATGCCGGACGCGTTGCCAGCGCCTGGGCGACATTTCGCGAGGGTGCATCCCAGGCGAACGCGGCGGGACAGCAGGACCGCGCCCAGTCCGGCGAGACGCGCGCAGCGCGCTTGGAGCCGCGATTGTCTCGACTCACCATCAACGTCGCTGGCGAAAACGCCGGCCTCGACGGCTTCGTGTTGCGGCGCGGCGACGGGCTGATCGCCAAGGCCCTCTGGGGAGTAGCAGTGCCCGTCGATGGCGGCGACTGGGTGATCGAGGCCAGCGCGCCGAAGATGAAGAGCTGGTCGAAGACGCTCAAGGTGAGTGCCGAGAAGGACGTCGTGAGCATCGACGTTCCCGCCCTGGAGGCAGATCCGGCTGCTGAGAGCGCGCCCGCCGCGGCAGCGCCCGCGGACGCGGCGCCGCTGGCGGCCCCGACCCCCACCCCGTCGCCGGGCTCACCGGTGCGCGATCAATCGACGACCGGCGATACGCAGCGGACCATCGGCTTGATCGTGGGCGGCGTCGGAGTCATCGGCGTCGGCTTCGGAACCTATTTTGGCCTGCGCGCATATTCGAAAAACTCGGACGCAAAACAGCTGTGCAACGGGGCGGCCTGTAGCGATGAGCGTGGCGTCAGCTTGACCGACGACGCGCGCGACGCAGCTCGGCTCTCGAACGTTGCCTTTGGTGTCGGCCTCACTGCGCTGGTTTGTGGAACGGTGGTGTTTCTGAGCGCGCCTTCGGCAAAGTCGACCGCACTCTCGGTGACTCCCGCGGCTGGCAGGCGCTCGGCGGGCCTGCTCGTCGGAGGCAGCTTTTGATGCGGCGCGCCCGTTTCATCAAGCTCGGGCTAGCCGCGCTCACGTCGGCGCTCGGCTGCCAGAGCATCGTGGGCATCGAAGAGCGCCACTATGAACCGCCGGAGCAGGCCAGCCCCGAGTGCAAGGCCTACTGCGACGCGGTCATGAAGGGCTGCACCGGAGCGAACGCGGCCTACGCTGATCGCGATAGCTGCATCGCCACCTGCGGCAAGATCCCGGGTGGTGAGGCCAACGCGGACAACTCACTCGAGTGCCGCACACAGCAAGCCGAGCTGGCGGTGAGCACCGGGGAGCCCGAGGTGCACTGCCCAGCGGCGGGCCCGTTCGGCGCGGGCACCTGTGGCTCCACGTGTCAGGCGTACTGCACGCTGCTCGCCGCGTCGTGTGCGGACAAACTTGTCGGCGTCAGCGACTGCGTCAGCGCCTGCAGCGGCCTGCGCGCGGACAAGAACTACGATTTGACGAGCCTCGATACCGGCGACAACTTGGAGTGCCGTGTGGCGTACGCGGTGAAGGCAGCGGCAGACCCGACGACCAACTGCGGCCCGGCCGCGCTCAAGAGCTCCGGCTGCGTGGATGCGCCCGACGCCGCTCCGAGCTGTGAAGACGTCTGCAACCTCGTAGGCGCCGCGTGCACCGGCTCGGCCAAGGTCTATTCGAACAAAGCGGAGTGCCTCGGAGTGTGCAGCGCCCTGGACATCGGCAAGAACTCCGACGTCATGGAGAACACCTCGGCGTGCCGCAAGTACCACGCCTACAACTCGATGGCCGCGCCGGCCCAGCACTGCCCACACGCTGGGCCCGGCGGCGACGGGCACTGTGGCACGGACAACTGCCAGGCCTATTGCCAGCTGTTTTCACGGGTCTGCAAGACCGAGTTCACGACCAGCTTTGGGGACGAATCCAAGTGCCTGACGGAGTGCGCCAAGCTGCCCGGCGCCGCGGCGGACACGTGGAGTGCAGCGAGCGCCCAGGGCAACAGCGTGAAGTGTCGCCTGGTCAACGTGGCGCGGGCCACGACGGACGCGACGAACTGCGCAGCCGCAGCCGGCGGCGGTGAGTGCCAGTGAGTTCGCACACCGCTCAGTAGGGCGACGACGCTCGTTCCTCCAACACCGCCTCGAGCGCGCTCCAGAGAGCGGCCACGGACTGAAAGCGGTCTTCGGGTTCGATAGCGAGTGCCTTCTGCACCCAGACGTCGATGCTCGGTGACAGGCTCTTGCGCAGCGCACGCAAGCTCGGCCGCTCACCTTTCGCCGCCCATCCGCAGAGCTCGAGCATGCTCTTGGTCGGATACGGGACCTGACCGCTGAGCAAGCGGAACACCAACACACCCAGTGAGTAGACGTCGATTCGATGATCGAGGGTGGTGGGGTCACCCTTCCAGGCCTCCGGTGCGATGTAGCTGGGGGTGCCCGCGACGATTCCGGCAGAGGTGAGGCTCTCGGCGCCGAGCAGCTTCACCAGGCCGAAATCCATCAGCCTCACCCCGCCGCCAGCGGCGACGTCGACGACGAATATGTTGCTGGGTTTCAGATCGCGATGAACGATGCCCTGCTGGTGTGCAGCCGAGAGGGTGGTGGCGACGGGTCGCATGAGCTCCAGCATGCGCGCGGCCTTCAACCGGCCGCCCTTCGACTCGGACTCCTCGACGTACGCCTCGAGATCCTGTCCTCGGAGCAACTCCATCACGATGTACGGCGCATTGCTCGGCGTCCGCCCGAACGCATGCACGAAAATGGCGGCTGTGCCGCGCAGCCGTGCCATGGCCACCGCCTCGCGCTCGAAGCGCTTGGCAAGCTCGGTGTTGGCCGCTTGCTTCATGACCTTGATCGCCACGTCTCCGCGGGTCTCCAGATCCCGACCGCGGAAGACGACTCCGTACGCGCCAGCTCCGATCTCGGAGATCAGGCGATAGCGGCCGTCCAGCTCGTCGCCAGGCTTGACCATCAGTCCGCGAACCATAGCTCAGTTCGACCGGGGGGCGACAGGTCGGGGGTGCTGCGCTACGTTTGCGTTCATGCGGCGTCTGCTTCCGAGCGCGCTCTTCATGCTCGCGGCCGCTTGTGGAGCGCCGACGACGAAGGCACCCGGCGGCACCGGCCTGTGCCGCACAGAGCCAGACTGTGAAGCCGCTTGCTCCGAAGAAGAGCCAGCCCCCTGCTACGCGCTCCTGTTCCTCTATTCCCGGGGAGAAGCCGGACCGGAGAGCGCAAAGCGCGGACGCAGCAGGCTTTATGACAGCTGCGAGGCGAAGAACGCGACCGGCTGTCGCCTGCTCGGCGCGGCCTTGCTCGAGGGGCTGGGAGTCGAGCGGGACCGCACCGGAGCGACCAGCGCGTTCATCCGGGCCTGCGAGCTCGGGCGCGACGCCGACTGCGCTCTCGCGGGTGAGCTGTTGCGAAACGGGCGCGCCGGCCTGCGAGATCCAAAACGCGCTCATGCCCTGCTCGTCCGTGGGTGTGAGCGAGGCAATGGCGCGAGCTGCA includes these proteins:
- a CDS encoding serine/threonine protein kinase, translating into MVKPGDELDGRYRLISEIGAGAYGVVFRGRDLETRGDVAIKVMKQAANTELAKRFEREAVAMARLRGTAAIFVHAFGRTPSNAPYIVMELLRGQDLEAYVEESESKGGRLKAARMLELMRPVATTLSAAHQQGIVHRDLKPSNIFVVDVAAGGGVRLMDFGLVKLLGAESLTSAGIVAGTPSYIAPEAWKGDPTTLDHRIDVYSLGVLVFRLLSGQVPYPTKSMLELCGWAAKGERPSLRALRKSLSPSIDVWVQKALAIEPEDRFQSVAALWSALEAVLEERASSPY
- a CDS encoding sel1 repeat family protein, which translates into the protein MSRSIAVAGISFIAVVIGACGGPTLPANNAGPTIGRPSADVVSTYAEPLIVDWDSDHRTDLEVLTRDRIAVVRYQKDAIMMLKDCTLEGSYGYVGVTKKEDLIRYESLDEVAANLPGIFAIGGASLGADMSKGTTIDIGLVVVGKRTAVRTSAERAELKGECEGATHFVRGATIGAFAVQTGQRSKVGTVASLFGAGVSASSGSSKLVSKKDGTIDKCSSSSTEAPNAPEGCRSLLRLELRPFNAPKVAAKDAAGKSVAKAKDIPECSAGFVWDGAKCATKSTTKAFACSGKDQGQCRAQCDKNNARSCSQLALIYRAEGKDQVQAVAFFKKACNLGEESACAEHGAHLLNGIGVEPDKFKALETFKKACAAGDSLGCSFLGRMHRAGTATEPSEAKALALFKRACDGGFSQGCVELGTVHEQGVGTRRDYKQALRYYERACKADDADGCAHLGTLYTSDRRGAGLDRQKAMELFKGSCDRNSALGCTELGNMYVGGAGMDRQKQTEHDQEAAKLYEKACGLWGGAEGCARLGYMMVLGWGVKRDTYAGNLKIKKGCEENSGYACVQLGKILAGGMYGQPRDAVKAYENYDKACNLFEGEGCFLIGQLYRNGEGVQRDDTRAHSYFERGCRTGNPRACYHVAADLYTGKGVSKRDNAKAMSHYEHSCAGGWADSCNEVGFLYDKGEGGVKQDKQKAAALFDQGCELGSSTACENLGRYIESGVYKASSKDRALELYAKACEADASKCSRLANKYEYGAGFPKDIMKALQYYRKACDKFHYPACVDLGRIYRSGYSGLNRDDRTAFGFYQKACSGRIESACDEMADMYAEGQGVSPDPVQAARLRQTSCDRGNTKSCRSLAKMYVDGVGVPKKDPEMAAKLHEKACYMRSRDDCYELALLYEKGTGVKQDGKKVAEFFQRSCNFGNYQACSNMGYFMYKGTADQKKDTAMGLSKLRYACSSYGRYMKDDKERAQKVWACGALKKLNQKFDPPAPKPTGPIRGTQKM
- a CDS encoding protein kinase produces the protein MENAPVRPGDVIAGKFRVERLLGEGGMGVVVAALHLELEQRVAVKFLLPEIAKRNDAAERFRREARAAVKIRSEHVARVLDVGSTEDGVPYMVMEYLEGHDLGDELRERGQLPVGEAVSFMLQASEAVAEAHAAGIVHRDLKPANLFLSKRADGSRLIKVLDFGISKSVMGGSSSDLSLTATSALIGSPLYMSPEQMHSAKNVDTRTDIWALGAILFQLLANRPPYVAESIPQLCSALLNDLPPPLSDFRPDIPPELQAVVTRALAKDREQRWQSVGDMSLALCEFAPEARVHAERASRMHSSQSGITTPSLTDAEREVPPRPASVSVAISNDSPLANLPTESSSPKAIAERTLNSWGKTGGSQSAAAEKPRRPIAAIAAGGVAALALVAFGVSRTTATATPSATPATEPPATLAAQSPVPAEPTPAVAPAPIPKPQEPVAADVADAAAQPTPAKPAVKSTPAHVNVPGERPNKPSTKPPPPTDFGGRR